Proteins from one Telopea speciosissima isolate NSW1024214 ecotype Mountain lineage chromosome 1, Tspe_v1, whole genome shotgun sequence genomic window:
- the LOC122653507 gene encoding BURP domain-containing protein 16-like → MDEYIQDTLKTCEKSPIQGEKITCATSAEDLIDFVVEELGHYVRVWSAESVEGSYENVTIGVVKLIYGNLSESPALCHSQPFPFQVYYCHVLQKVKVYALVIHAQKKVNHVIMACHYDTSTWNSNHLAFKLLGFGPGQIEVCHWINKNGIV, encoded by the coding sequence ATGGATGAATATATTCAAGACACTCTCAAGACATGTGAGAAAAGCCCCATTCAAGGTGAGAAGATCACTTGTGCAACTTCTGCAGAAGATCTTATCGATTTCGTTGTTGAGGAATTAGGGCACTATGTACGCGTATGGAGTGCCGAAAGCGTCGAAGGATCTTATGAGAATGTCACAATTGGAGTTGTGAAACTCATTTATGGAAATCTTTCTGAATCACCAGCCTTATGTCATAGCCAACCATTCCCATTTCAAGTATATTATTGCCATGTTTTACAGAAAGTAAAAGTATATGCACTTGTTATACATGCTCAGAAGAAAGTGAATCATGTGATCATGGCATGTCACTATGACACATCTACTTGGAATTCAAATCATCTTGCTTTTAAGTTGCTAGGTTTTGGTCCAGGCCAAATTGAAGTTTGTCATTGGATAAATAAGAATGGAATTGTCTGA
- the LOC122638239 gene encoding polygalacturonase non-catalytic subunit AroGP2-like, with protein MTHCILLLGLLIVAYFSGSQAENSFLQYWEDHIGLPYPPHWLAKKATSLSPHHEAVFMKLMEKNELASHLRSFCKQANVACSTNAMVKNTLDNTTLPPIAQWNEAKLTYDFPNETPLSVARQGGLPYFRESMVKQGSFMPIPDLRDPMSYKSFLPRSLA; from the exons ATGACACATTGCATTCTGTTGCTTGGACTTCTGATAGTAGCATACTTTAGT GGTTCTCAAGCTGAAAATTCCTTCTTACAATACTGGGAAGATCATATTGGTCTTCCATACCCTCCACACTGGTTAGCTAAAAAGGCTACTTCATTAAGCCCCCATCATGAGGCGGTGTTTatgaaactaatggagaaaaaTGAGTTGGCTTCCCACCTGCGTTCATTCTGTAAGCAAGCTAATGTTGCTTGTTCTACAAATGCAATGGTGAAGAACACACTGGACAACACAACCTTGCCACCAATAGCCCAATGGAATGAAGCCAAACTGACATATGATTTTCCTAATGAAACACCACTGTCGGTTGCCCGGCAAGGGGGATTGCCATATTTTCGGGAGTCAATGGTGAAACAAGGAAGTTTCATGCCCATCCCTGATCTAAGGGACCCAATGTCATATAAATCATTCTTGCCGCGATCTCTGgcataa